Within Fusobacterium perfoetens ATCC 29250, the genomic segment TTAAAATGAGATTCTAAATCTGCTAATTCAAATGAATATTTTGAGTTTTCATATTCATATTGGTATCTCATATCTCCATATTTAACTTCTTCTGTCCAGTCTAAATCATAAACATTTGATTTATTTTGAATATAAAGAGCTATTCTCTCTAATCCATATGTTATCTCTACTGGAACTATATCAAGTTCTAATCCTCCAACTTGTTGGAAATATGTAAATTGTGTTATTTCCATTCCATCTAACCATACTTCCCAACCAAGTCCCCAAGCTCCAAGAGTTGGTGATTCCCAGTCATCTTCAACAAATCTTATGTCATGTTCTTCTGGAATTATTCCTAAAAGTCTTAAACTTTCTAAATATAATTCTTGAATATTATCTGGAGAAGGTTTCATTATAACTTGGAATTGATGATGTTGATAAACTCTATTTGGGTTTTCTCCATATCTTCCATCTTTTGGTCTTCTTGATGGTTCTACATATGCAGTTTTCCAAGGTTCTGGTCCTAAAGCCATTAAGAAAGTATTAGGGTTAAATGTCCCTGCTCCTGTTTCTATGTCATATGGATTTCCTAAAACACAACCTTTTGACCCCCAATATCTTTGAAGAGTTGTTATTATCTCTTGAAATGTCATTTTCATTCCTCCACTTTAAATTTAAAATTTTACTTTTTTTCTTTTAAATCTTTTTTAGCTTTGATAAACATATCTAAAAGTATTACAGCCACTCCTATATTTATATACACATCAGCCATATTAAATACAAAAGACCAAAT encodes:
- the glyQ gene encoding glycine--tRNA ligase subunit alpha; protein product: MTFQEIITTLQRYWGSKGCVLGNPYDIETGAGTFNPNTFLMALGPEPWKTAYVEPSRRPKDGRYGENPNRVYQHHQFQVIMKPSPDNIQELYLESLRLLGIIPEEHDIRFVEDDWESPTLGAWGLGWEVWLDGMEITQFTYFQQVGGLELDIVPVEITYGLERIALYIQNKSNVYDLDWTEEVKYGDMRYQYEYENSKYSFELADLESHFKWFDEYEAEAKKILDAGLVLPAYDYVLKCSHTFNVLDSRGAISTTERMAYILRVRDLAKRCAEIYVENRKNLGYPLLKKKI